One window of the Nicotiana tabacum cultivar K326 chromosome 4, ASM71507v2, whole genome shotgun sequence genome contains the following:
- the LOC107791123 gene encoding GDSL esterase/lipase At1g71250-like, which translates to MSNVIEMKCSLMISLFVLLVCCSYGTVQGAPTALWVFGDSLVDNGNNNFINSIAKSNYYPYGIDFNRGPTGRFSNGKTFIDILGELLGIASPPPFADPSTREGRILGGVNYASAAAGILDETGQHYLERYTLSQQVINFESTLSQLRTMMSPGDLNTYLSRSIAVMVFGSNDYINNYLMPNLYTSSINYTPQQFANLLLNHYARQLVALYSIGLRKFLLAGVGPLGCIPNQLATGQAPPGRCVDYVNQILGSFNEGLRSLVASMNNGSHPGSIFVYGNTYAVIGDILNNAARYGFNVWDRACCGVGRNQGQITCMPYQFPCLDRSKYIFWDAFHPTQAVNAISAQRAYSGPPSDCYPINVQQMSSINFP; encoded by the exons ATATGGTACAGTACAGGGCGCACCTACAGCTCTATGGGTATTTGGTGATTCGCTAGTTGATAATGGGAATAACAATTTCATCAACTCTATTGCCAAATCAAACTACTACCCCTATGGCATTGATTTCAATAGAGGCCCTACTGGCAGATTTTCCAATGGCAAAACCTTTATTGATATTCTTG GAGAATTGTTGGGAATCGCTTCTCCTCCGCCCTTTGCAGATCCAAGCACAAGAGAGGGTAGAATCTTGGGGGGAGTAAACTATGCATCTGCTGCTGCTGGGATCCTCGACGAAACTGGCCAACACTAT CTAGAGCGGTACACGTTGAGCCAACAGGTGATAAATTTTGAAAGCACATTAAGTCAGTTAAGGACGATGATGAGTCCGGGTGATTTAAACACATATCTGTCAAGATCAATTGCAGTGATGGTGTTTGGAAGCAATGACTACATAAATAACTATCTCATGCCTAACCTTTACACTTCCAGTATCAACTATACTCCTCAACAGTTTGCCAACCTCCTTCTCAATCACTATGCAAGGCAACTTGTG GCTTTGTATAGTATAGGGCTGAGGAAGTTCTTGCTAGCAGGAGTAGGGCCACTGGGATGCATTCCCAATCAGCTGGCAACAGGGCAAGCCCCTCCTGGAAGATGTGTTGATTATGTAAACCAGATACTTGGCAGTTTCAATGAGGGTCTCAGATCACTCGTCGCCTCTATGAACAACGGCAGTCACCCCGGATCCATTTTTGTTTATGGCAACACCTATGCTGTTATTGGTGATATCTTAAACAACGCTGCCAGATATG GGTTTAACGTATGGGACAGAGCATGTTGTGGGGTGGGGAGAAACCAAGGACAAATAACATGCATGCCGTATCAATTTCCATGCCTGGACAGGAGTAAATATATATTTTGGGATGCATTTCATCCAACGCAAGCTGTGAATGCCATCTCGGCACAGAGGGCATACTCTGGCCCCCCTTCCGATTGCTATCCCATCAACGTTCAGCAAATGTCTTCTATCAATTTTCCATAA